The following coding sequences are from one Rutidosis leptorrhynchoides isolate AG116_Rl617_1_P2 chromosome 11, CSIRO_AGI_Rlap_v1, whole genome shotgun sequence window:
- the LOC139876990 gene encoding serine/threonine-protein kinase-like protein At3g51990 produces the protein MGYLSCKAESSIQIQTPSKKPTKSNNFLQQNEILDIPINKKIEYFSYSDLEAATNNFSDQKLLGRGSHGLVYKAILRNGRLVAVKKASHRQSTTVPENELDNEIDILSKLHSPRLVNLVGFTNTPHQNRLLVVEFMSNGTLYDTIHVNQPVPNWGRRIQLALQTAKAIETLHSSVPPVIHRDIKSANVLIDRNYNARLGDFGLALRCHVDDFRLLSTPPAGTMGYLDPGYVTPDNLSTKTDVFSFGILLLEIISGRKAIDVSYSPPSIVDWAIPLIRRGKLLTAFDPRTPPPKDPMVRKQLAVIAAKCVRSCRERRPSMSDIVESLTILSKLVPLRTWNGLANRCMMVETVGRPVEAVSTRVKGNGKVVSNNPRRVYSDLGLRNNLMDLMAGGGVNDEDGSKKPKVREGSRFKNEASSFRSVVDTFERNRSIGDSSKRFFSVSQSYSCVQTTV, from the coding sequence ATGGGTTACTTATCTTGTAAAGCAGAATCATCAATCCAAATCCAAACCCCATCAAAAAAACCAACAAAAAGCAACAACTTTCTTCAACAAAATGAAATTTTGGATATACCCATCAACAAAAAGATTGAATATTTCAGTTACAGTGATCTTGAAGCTGCAACCAACAATTTTTCCGATCAAAAACTTTTGGGTCGTGGTAGTCACGGTTTAGTATACAAAGCAATTCTCCGTAACGGCCGTTTAGTCGCCGTTAAAAAAGCCTCTCACCGTCAGTCGACCACCGTACCGGAAAACGAACTCGACAACGAAATCGATATCTTATCCAAACTTCATAGTCCAAGATTAGTCAATTTAGTTGGATTCACAAATACCCCACATCAAAATCGATTATTAGTTGTTGAATTCATGAGTAATGGGACATTATATGATACAATTCATGTTAATCAACCAGTTCCCAATTGGGGTAGAAGAATTCAGTTAGCGTTACAAACTGCGAAAGCAATCGAAACACTACATTCATCGGTCCCACCCGTAATTCATCGCGATATTAAGTCGGCAAATGTGTTAATTGACCGAAATTATAACGCCCGGTTAGGCGATTTTGGGTTGGCGTTACGGTGTCATGTTGACGATTTTCGACTTTTATCTACACCGCCGGCGGGTACAATGGGTTATCTGGATCCGGGTTATGTGACTCCGGATAATTTGAGTACTAAAACTGATGTTTTTAGTTTTGGAATTTTGTTATTGGAAATAATTAGTGGTAGGAAAGCTATTGATGTTAGTTATTCGCCACCTTCGATTGTTGATTGGGCGATTCCATTAATTAGGAGAGGGAAATTGTTGACCGCGTTTGACCCTAGAACCCCGCCTCCGAAAGATCCGATGGTTAGGAAACAATTGGCGGTTATTGCCGCAAAATGTGTGAGGTCGTGTAGGGAGCGAAGGCCTTCGATGAGTGACATTGTCGAGTCGCTTACTATTTTAAGTAAGTTGGTTCCTTTACGAACGTGGAATGGGTTAGCGAACCGGTGTATGATGGTTGAGACGGTGGGGAGGCCCGTTGAGGCCGTTTCCACTAGGGTGAAGGGTAATGGGAAGGTTGTGAGTAATAATCCTAGAAGGGTTTATTCGGATTTAGGGTTACGAAATAATTTGATGGATCTTATGGCTGGCGGGGGTGTGAACGATGAAGATGGAAGTAAAAAACCGAAGGTTCGTGAAGGGTCGAGATTCAAAAATGAGGCTTCTAGTTTTAGGAGTGTCGTAGATACGTTTGAGCGAAATCGTTCGATTGGTGATAGTTCGAAAAGATTTTTCTCGGTCAGTCAATCATATTCCTGTGTTCAAACGACCGtgtaa